The following coding sequences lie in one Apium graveolens cultivar Ventura chromosome 1, ASM990537v1, whole genome shotgun sequence genomic window:
- the LOC141678102 gene encoding putative bifunctional TENA-E protein: MEGKQVIEKSGMMETWVRKHTLLYTGATRHPFLLSIRDGTLEFSSFKKWLGQNFIVFRALVPFVASVLMKAWKESDDKSDVDMLLNILASMNNENSCFKADASKWSVSLTSVVPQKATLEYCRFLESLMSSEVEYAVALTVFCIMETAFYEGFAHCLEDGTKIPDELTEFCQRYGSHGFRDQCQALQNAANRLLEKALSDVHSKAEVNLVMGLEHEIELWNMSRREV, encoded by the exons ATGGAAGGAAAGCAAGTGATTGAGAAGTCTGGAATGATGGAAACTTGGGTGAGAAAGCATACTCTTCTCTACACAGGAGCTACAAGACACCCTTTTCTTCTTAGCATCAGAGATGGCACTCTTGAGTTCTCCTCATTCAAAAAATGGCTG GGACAGAACTTTATTGTTTTTAGAGCACTTGTCCCCTTTGTAGCTAGTGTGTTAATGAAAGCTTGGAAGGAATCAGATGACAAATCAGATGTGGATATGTTGCTAAATATTCTGGCTTCCATGAATAATGAGAACTCATGCTTTAAAGCAGATGCTTCAAAGTGGAGTGTTTCACTAACTAGTGTTGTTCCACAAAAGGCTACCCTTGAATACTGCAG ATTTTTGGAAAGCTTGATGAGCTCAGAAGTGGAATATGCAGTGGCCCTCACAGTTTTCTGTATCATGGAAACCGCTTTTTATGAGGGTTTTGCTCATTGCCTAGAAGATGGGACTAAAATTCCAGATGAATTGACTGAGTTTTGCCAAAGATATGGAAGTCATGGTTTCCGCGATCAGTGCCAAGCTCTTCAAAACGCAGCTAATCGCCTCCTGGAGAAGGCACTGAGCGATGTGCACTCAAAAGCTGAAGTTAATCTGGTAATGGGTCTTGAACATGAAATTGAACTATGGAATATGAGCCGCAGGGAGGTCTGA